The DNA sequence GATGTATCGTACTATGATGAAAGCAAAGATTCATCGTGCCCGTGTAACGGAAGCTAATTTGAACTATGTTGGGAGTATTACAATCGACCAAGATATTATGGAAGAAGTCGATATTCTTGAAAATGAAAAAGTTCAAATTGTAAATAATAACAATGGTCAACGCTTTGAAACCTATGTTATTGCTGGTCCAAGAGGAAGTGGAGTCTTCTGTTTGAATGGTGCCGCAGCAAGACTTGTCCATGTAGATGATGTTATTATTGTCATTTCTTATGCGATGATTCATCAATCGGATGTTGGTGCCCATCAGCCAAAAGTGGCGATTATGGATGAAAACAATAAAATTGTTGAAATGTTAGGGACAGAGCCAGCTTCTACCGTCCGTTAAATTGTATATTCCCCTTCATTTAGATGAAAACTGAGCAATACAGACATCTTATGAGAGGGGGTTTTTTTATGGAATCGTCTTTCAACACCGTAAATAGTCTATATTCCTATTTGAAAAACAATTGGCAGCTTATTTCAGAGAAAGAACGAAAGAGCTATGTGGAATCTCTTGAAAAAGCAAGCGAATCCTTGTTGGATAACTGGGTAGAAATCGATGAAAAAATCAACACCCTTAAAGAGCAATTATCTGAGTTTGAAGGGGAAGAGCCATATACGTCGAAAGGAACATCGTTTTTTGAATTAAATATGTTTGAGGAAGCTAGTCGAGAATTTGAAAATGAACTTAAGAGTGTAAAGACACCGATTGTTAGATTGTATTTAGCGTATTCATATCTCTACTCAGAAGACCTTGAAAAGTCGAAGGAGATGTTCATATATCTGATTCATAGTGAAGAAAAAGCAATTTATAAACATTTTGCTTATGTTGGACTTGGTTGTTTAGCTGTTCAACAAGAACAAAATGAAGAGGCGATTGTTCACTTTGAAAAAGCATTAACACTTACCAAGAATGTAGATGTCGTGTATAATTTAGGAATGTGTCATTATATGGAGCAAAGGCCACAATTGGCAATTCCGTATTTTGAACAAGTTCTTACATCTCTACCAGAAGATGGCGAGAGTTATTACTTTTTAGGAAAATGCCATTTTGAAAACAATCAATTTCAACTAGCATACAACTCATGGTTAACCGCCTTGCAAGTTGTTGAGACAAGAGAACTACTTTTTACCCTTGCATTTGATTTTGAGTGGATTGGCCTACATTCAATGGCGATTCACTGTTATAAACGATTACAGGCTTTAGGCTATGACGATGATACAATCATTCATGGGCTTGCCTGGAACTATGGATTATTGGATGACCGCGAAAAAGCGAAAGAACTGTTTCTACCTCTTCTTGCTCAATCGAACGATAAAAATATTATCCTCTCTTTTGTATGGTTACTCAGTACATGGGGAGAAGAGAAACAATATGAAAGTATCATGGAGAAGGCTAGAAGTGAAGTGGATACACATCCTTTATTTCAGAAGATTAAACATCTCCACTAAATACACCCATTGAGGTGATGAAATTGAAACAACGCTTTGTTGTCATTGATCTTGAAACGACCGGACAAACTCCTGGCAATGACCGTATCATACAAATTGGTGCGGTCTTACTTGAGGATGGTGAAATTACAGAGCGCTTTACGACATTTGTGAATCCTGAAATACCAATCCCATCTTTCATTTACCATCTAACTGGGATCACAGATGAAATGGTTCAGCGAGCGCCTACTTTTGAACAGGTCGTACCTGAGTTATTACCAATGCTTGAAAATGCATTTTTTGTAGCTCATAATGTTACGTTTGATCTTTCATTTTTACATAAAGAAATTGAAGAAGCGGGTTATAAACCTTTTACAGGACCAACTATCGATACTGTAGAACTCGCACGTTTGTTGCTGCCACAAGAGCAAGGGTATAAGTTAGTTCAGCTTGCTGAAATGCTTGATATCGACCATGAACGCCCTCACCAAGCTGATAGTGATGCTGAGGTCACAGCTCAATTGTTACTGGATTTGCTCACTAAACTTGAAAAGCTTCCGTATGAGACACTGAGACAACTTCAGAAAATTACAAATCTGCTGAAATCAGATATCGACCTTTTACTCGACCCAATCCTACGAGTGAAGGAAACAACCATACAAAAAGATGACCAGAAATTTGATATTTACAGAGAGATTGCAATAAAAAAAAGAAAACACCAAAAGAGAGAGCTTTTGGAAGAGTCTGTTTTATTCAAACAATACAAAAAAGAGTTGTTACAGTCTGATGGCACAATAGCCGCAAACCTTCCACATTATGAAATTAGGAAGGGACAAGAGCAAATGATGGACACGGTAGACGAAGCTTTTCAAGAGTATCGTCATGCCTTAATTGAAGCTGGAACCGGAACAGGCAAGTCATTAGGTTATTTATTACCTTCGTTGTTTTATGCCAAAAACAGTGGAAAACCAGTGATGATTAGTACACAGACAATACCCCTTCAAGAACAGCTTCTAGAACGCGATATCCCGTTGTTAAAAAAAGCGGTGACGTTCCCGTTTCAAGCTACTGTTTTAAAAGGAAGAAACCATTATTTATGCTTACGGAAATTTGAGCAAAGAATTGCCCGAAATATACATGATGAAAACTATGATACGATCTTGACTTTGGGACAACTTCTTGTATGGATAACAGAAACAGACACAGGCGATGTTGAAGAACTAAATTTATCTTCGGGTGGAAAAGCGTTGTGGAGCGAAGTTAAAAGTGATACGGCGACGTGTCTAGGGAACCAATGTCCTTGGTTTTCACGTTGCTATTATCAAACAGCTAGAAAAAATGCACAACAAGCTGACCTTGTTATCACAAACCACGCTTTATTATTTACTGATTTAGTATCGGAACATGCATTGTTACCGAATTATTCTCATGTTGTCATTGATGAAGCGCATCATTTAGAAGAAGTCGCTAGTGAATATTTAGGGGAACAAAGTGATTATTTGCGGTTTTCATTTTTATGGAACCGATTAGGCACGCTAGATTCCAAAGGTTTACTAAGCTCTATTGAAACGATGCTGTCAGAATATGAACTAGAGCTTCCAGCAAATACATTTAAACTGATCCAAGAGAAAAGTGAGTTAGCTAAACTAGAAATTGATGAACTATTCCGTATGCTACGATCCATGTTAGAAAAGAAAAAGCAACTCGGTTTAACAGAAATAGGCCGAATGAGCTATCGCTATAAAGCAAATACAGAAGATTGGTCGATTTTACAAGAGGTGTTGCTTCGTGTTGACATGTATGTTCACGATGTGTATGTCTCCGGTCTGAAAATAAGTAAACCTCTCGATAAAATAAAAGACGGACTACTGCTAGCAGAGCGCGGTCTTCTTGTAGATTTTAAAAATATATTAAAATCTTTAGTCGAAGAGGCAGAAAAGTTGGGAAGACTTTTGCTCGAATATGATCCAAATCTTGTGTATTGGATGGAAGCTGATGAAAGAGCGGCACGGAATGCGACGTTCTTATATAGTAAACCGATTGATATTAGTGAACTTCTGGCTGACCAATTTTTCATGAAAAAGAAAAGTGTCATATTAACATCAGCGACATTGACGGTTAGGCAGTCTTTTTCATATGTGATTAAACAATTAGGACTTGAGGATTTTGGGCCTGTTACTGTTTCAATTCGTTCGCCGTTTGAGTATGAAACAAAAACTAAGCTGTTAATTCCTACCGATGTTCCCGAAATTAATAAAGGAAGTACTAAAGCATTTACAGAAGATATTGTCACTAAGATAATTGATATTTCCATTATTACTGAAGGCAGAATGCTAATTTTGTTCACTTCTTATGAAATGCTAAGAGATGTCTACTATCAAATAAAAGCAGAAATGGAGGAACATGAATTTTTGCTAATTGCTCAAGGTATCTTTAGTGGTAGTCGAGCTAAACTGCTGAAGACATTTAAGCAACACAAAAATGCTATTTTATTCGGTACGAGTAGCTTTTGGGAAGGCATTGATATTCCTGGTGAGGACTTAAGTTGCTTAGTAATTGTTCGGCTACCTTTTTCACCTCCAGACGAACCTGTAATCCAAGCGAGATCAGAAAAGCTAAGAGAAGAAGGGAAAAATCCGTTTATGGATATGGCTTTGCCTCAAGCAGTTCTTCGCTTTAAACAAGGGTTTGGTCGGTTAATTCGAACTCAAAATGACCGAGGGATTGTTGTTGTTTTTGATAAGAGAATCATTACAACTCGGTATGGTTCATCTTTTATTCAATCGTTACCTGCTGTTCCTGTATATAAACAACCAATGCATGAACTTTTAAATGTAATAGAAGATTGGTTGTAAAAGAGTGCCCATGTGCATGCTAAAATTCCGTTCATAACTTCAATCAAATTGTCGTAAACTAACAGAAGAGATAAATGAGGGGAGATTATTTACATGCGCATGGTGCTCTTGGGACTAGCATGCTTTTTTGGTATGCTATTGTTTGGTTGTTCGACAGTAGAAGTAAGTAGTTCGATTAAAGAAGATTTACATTTTGAAGTTGATTTAAATTTAAAAAAGGATGAAATTGCTTTTACATATTTTGATTTACCGAGTGGGGAAGCTACACTGATTCAATCTGGTTCAGGAGGAACAGTTTTAATCGGGACTGGAGCTCGTTCTTCACAAATTGAATTAGCTAAGAGATTACATATGTTTCATGTTGATGAATTAAACACGGTTATCTTAGTGAATGATGATGACCCTTATAGTGGAAATATTGATTGGCTTGTTAGTCATTACCCCATTGAAACAATTGTGGTCCCACCAACATTGAAATCTGTAATCGCAAACAAATATCAAATCCCAGTGGATAAATTGATGACATGGGAAGTTGGAAAACAAAAGGATATTTTGCCATCTCTTCAAACTGAAGTGCTATATACAGGAGAGCAAGACTATGATGATTTCTCTTCTTTTGTGTTATCTTTTACATATGGTCAATTTAAAACATTATATATGGGAGTAGCTAATGAAAAAGTCGAGGAAAAGCTTTTGAATGACTATGCGTTAAAGTCAGCTGTCTTAAAAGTGGCTGATTTCGCTAGTGAACGCGGGACAACACAACCATTTTTAAATGAAGTTGATCCCCAAGTCGCAATTGTTTTCCAAAGAGAGGGTCAGCTCCCAAGCGAATATGTACTTGACCGCCTGCAGGAAACGTGGATTGATATTTATCAAACGAATAAAATGGGAACGGTTTCGATTCGTTCTACATTAGAGAATTATGAAATTATGACGGTTCATGCGAATGAGGAGGAGTTCCCTTCTATTATATCGAAGTAGAAGGAAGACCCAAGAGTTAGGAGTATTTTTATGCATGTGTATTATAATGGGGTTATTGTAACCTTAAATGAGGAAAACGAAGTATTAGAGCAAGGATATTTCATTGTCAATGATGTGGGAATTTTTGAAACGGTGGCGGCTGGGTCACCCCCTTTGAACCTTCCACATTCAACCTATACCGATTTAAAAGGAAAATGGATTATTCCAGGACTAGTAAATACACATTCTCATACCGGAATGTCTTTATTGCGGGGGATATCAGATGATTTGCCACTTCAACGATGGTTGCAAGAAAAAATGTGGCCGATGGAAGGGAAATTCACTAAAGAAAGTGTAATGGCTGGCAGTAGATTAGCTATGGTTGAAATGGTAAAATCGGGTACAACGACATTTTTAGATATGTATCATCTTCACATGGATGACATTGCAAATCAAGTCGTTGATGCAGGAATGCGAGCTGTCATTACAAGAGGAATGATTGGGTTATGCCCCGAAAATGAGCAGCAAAAAAAACTTAAAGAAGCTACCTCACTGGCTATGAACTGGAATGGTGCTGGAGAAGGTCGCATTAAGGCGATGCTGTCACCACATGCTTTATATACATGTCCACCTGCATTTATTGAAACTATAGTAAGTAAGGCGGAACAACATGACCTACCGCTACATATTCATATGTCTGAAACGGCGTTTGAAGTGGCTGAGCATGAGCAAAAGTATGGAAAAAGGCCTGTGCATCATTTACAAGAACTTGGTTTTTTTAGAAATCATGCTCTTGTGGCTCATGCCGTCCACATTAATTCAGAGGAAATAGCCATTTTACAAGAAAATAACGTATATGTCTCTCACAACCCGATAAGTAACTTAAAGCTAGGTTCGGGTATAGCTCCGATACAGACAATGCTAGAAAAAGGTGTATCTGTTTCTGTTGGTACAGATAGCGTCGCCTCTAATAATAATTTTGATTTGTTTCAAGAATTACGCACGGCAGTTCTTATTCAAAAAGGAATTAAACAAGACGCAACAGCTCTTCCTGTTGATATTGCTTTAAAAATGGCGACAGTCGAAGGCGCAAAAGCACTTGGATTTTCTCAGATTGGGTCAATCCAGGAGGGCATGGATGCTGATTTTATTACGTTACATCACGAGGCAGCTCACCTGCAACCAGCTAAACATGTGCTTTCTCATCTTGTTTATGCGGCCAGTGGTGCGGATGTAGTGGATGTCTTTGTAAAAGGGAAACAGCTTGTCAAAGATAAAGAATGTATCACTTTAGATGAGGAGAAGATTGTTGCAGAGGCTAATCTTGAATTTTCAAGACTACAATAAAAAATGAATCCTGTGTGGGCAGGATTCATTCATGGAGGTGTGGGCAGAGAAGTTATTTTTGTTGCAAAAATGACGGAAATAGCGTTTGTCTTACATTACATGTTAATGTCTTTTCCATGGTTGATCGATGGGTAGATGAAAGAGCGAACCATTTCTTTTGTTGTTGATACAAGTCAGCAGTTGATTGTGAGTCTATGTGAGTCACGCTCATAACCTCCTCTTTCGTTTGAGCGTTAGTCATAGTATGGCTCAATGAATTCGGAGTATGACTAGTAAAACTTGAGTAGTAAGGAAGAACTTGAACTATATATGGAGGAATATTGTATGGAACCAAAAATGGCGGTATTATCAACAGTTACACTAGAAAAGTCGGCTGAGTTATATAAAGTCGTCGATGCGTTAAATCGAACATTAAAGGGTGATGATTTAATGTTTGGGTTAGCCTTAGATCAAAAGGATTCAACTAAGATGGTATTTACCATCTATCGGACATAAACAATCATGAAAAAATGGATTTTATTAGTAGTTCTTCTTTTGTTTGTTATTGGAAGTGCCACCGCGGTTTATTATTACCAAACAATCCGTTCACCATTACTAGAAGAGAAAGAAAAAATCACCCAATTTGTGTTAGCTAATGGTGCAGTAACATCAATCTCTAGTATCAACTTTTATCATGGTACAGAGGCGTATTATGTTATTGAAGGTCAAAATGCAGAAAATGAATCATTGATTGTATGGGTTAGTGAAGACCTTCAATCCGTAATTACGAGAAAAGCAGAAGATGGCTGGTCTAAAGAGCAGGTTACCGATTTTGCCATTCAAGAACTACAACCGGCTAAATTAATCTCTATCCGATTAGGGATGGAACAAGAGCTCCCGGTTTATGAAATTACGTATATAAACGAAGATGACCGCCTTGCTTATTATTACATCACATTTAGAGACGGTACGTATATACAGCAATATAGCTTACGACGTGAATAACAGGCTGCATTGCATCTACTTTTTAACAAATGTATAATGTTGGTATTCTTCGTCTGGAGGGAATAATGTGAAAACAACGATATCAAAAGTAGGAAATTTTGTTGGACAAGAAGTGACCATGGGGGCTTGGATTGCCAATAAACGTTCTAGTGGAAAAATTGCTTTTTTGCAATTGCGTGATGGTACTGGTTTTATCCAAGGTGTTGTTATAAAAGCAGAAGTAGCAGAGGAGATTTTTCTAAAAGCTAAAAATATTACGCAAGAATCATCTCTTTATGTGACGGGGACGGTACGTGAAGATGATAGAGCACCATCAGGGTATGAGCTAACAGTAACTGATGTTGATATCATTCATGAAGCTACAGATTATCCGATTACACCAAAAGAACACGGTACAGAGTTTTTAATGGACCATCGTCATTTATGGTTACGTTCTAAACGTCAACATGCCACAATGAAAATAAGAAACGAGATCATTCGTGCCACTTATGAGTTTTTTAATCAAGAAGGCTTCGTGAAAATCGACCCACCAATTTTAACGGGCAGTGCCCCAGAAGGAACAACTGAATTATTTCATACAAAGTACTTTGATGAAGATGCTTATCTTTCTCAAAGTGGTCAATTATACATGGAAGCTGCGGCAATGGCGTTTGGTAAGGTTTTTTCCTTTGGACCAACATTTCGCGCGGAAAAATCAAAAACGCGACGACATCTCATTGAGTTTTGGATGATTGAACCAGAAATGGCGTTTTATCAGTTTAATGACAATCTTCAAGTTCAAGAACAATATGTATCTCACATTGTCCAAGCGGTTTTAAACAACTGTAGCTTAGAGTTGAAAACGCTTGAACGTGACCTTTCTAAATTAACGCAAATTAAAGCGCCTTTCCCAAGGATTACATATAAAGATGCAATTGCTTTTTTGCATGAACAAGGATTTACAGACATCAAGTGGGGAGATGATTTTGGCTCTCCGCACGAAACAGCTATTGCTAATAGCTATGAAAAGCCTGTTTTTATTACGCATTGGCCAACGTCATTAAAACCGTTTTACATGCAGCCTGACGAGAATAATCCTGATGTCGTCCTTTGTGCTGACTTAATTGCTCCAGAAGGATATGGTGAAATTATTGGTGGTTCAGAACGAATACATGATGCCTCATTGCTCGAACAACGAATGAAAGAACATGGGCTACAACAAGAAGCATATGAATGGTACTTACATCTCCGTCAATATGGTTCAGTACCACACTCAGGATTTGGTTTAGGTTTAGAGCGAACTGTTGCTTGGTTAAGCGGCTCTGAACATGTTCGTGAAACGATTCCTTTTCCACGGTTATTAAATCGGTTATACCCATAAACTAAGGTGAGTATTTCATTATTTAGCTTGTCGACTATGCCGTTATCTTTAAGGCTTAGCGGCAAGTTTTTCTGTCTTTCAGACTACATTCCCTTGTCGAATTCCCTAATTATTTGTCATGAAGGAAAGTGATTTACGTGATATAATAAAGGGTGAGGTGTTCAAGATGAGTAAACAATTAATGATTGAATGGATGTCAGCTGGACAAGTTTCAGTTCCAAAATTGCTGTTGAAGCACTATACCGAAATTGGACTGAATGAAGAAGAGCTCGTCTTATTAATTCATGTATATACATGTTTAGAAGAAGGCTATGGTTTCCCAACTCCTGAAGATTTATCGCAACGGATGACTCATAGTTCTTTAGATTGTTCTAAAATGCTCCGTCAATTAGTTAAAAGAGGCTATTTGCGGTTAGAGGAGTTAAACGACAGCGATGGTGTGTTTTCTGAGTGTTATTCACTAGAACCTTTATGGGAACAGCTTGTCTATTTATTTTCAAAACGGGAAGAAAAAGCAGAAGAGAATAGAAAACAAGACGAAGAGATTAACATTTATATGATATATGAACAAGAATTCAGTCGACCACTTTCTCCGATGGAGGGTGAAACGTTATCAATGTGGCTTGACCAAGATAACCACAGTCCGCAGCTTATCGTTGCTGCTTTAAGAGAAGCTGTTGTATCTGGAAAATTAAATTTTCGCTACATTGACCGGATTTTGTTTGAATGGCAAAAAAACAATATAAAAACAGTTCAGGAAGCAAAAGCATATGGGGAGAAGTTTCGTAAAACTCAAGCCAAACCAAGAGGGAATACCAATCAAGCCGAAGCGTTCCCAACATACAACTGGCTAGAGAAATAATTGAGCGTCCCAAAGGGTTGTATCCTTTTGGGACGTCTTCTTTAGAAAAGCGATTTGTCGCATCTCATAGGGGGAAAATGATGTTAACCAAAGAAAAAATAAATACAGTGTTAGAAACGATGGCTGAGATGTTTCCAGAAGCAGAATGTGAATTAACGCATAGTAATCCTTTTGAATTGACGATTGCAGTCCTTTTATCAGCTCAATGTACAGATGCGCTCGTTAATAAAGTGACGCCGGGTTTATTTGAAAAGTATAAAGAACCTGAGGATTATCTTGCCATCCCACTTGAAGAGTTAGAACAAGACATTCGTAGAATAGGTCTGTTTCGTAGTAAGGCCAAAAATATAAAAAAGCTTTGTCAGATGCTCATTGAAGAGTACGGAGGAGTCATTCCCAATGACCGTGATGAACTGACCAAGCTCGCCGGAGTAGGAAGAAAGACAGCGAACGTTGTTGTATCCGTCGCTTTTGGTGTCCCAGCAATTGCTGTTGATACCCATGTAGAACGCGTATCAAAGCGTCTTGGCATCTGTCGTTGGAAAGATTCGGTAAAAGAAGTAGAAGAGACGCTAATGAAAAAGATTCCGAAAGAGCAATGGTCGGATGCCCATCATCGTTTTATCTTTTTTGGTCGTTATCATTGTAAAGCACAATCACCTCAATGTGAGATATGCCCACTCCTTGATTTATGTCGTGAAGGTCAAAAACGAATGAAAAAACGAGGGAAGGTTTCGTGAAAACAATAGCAATTCCTTTTGAATTTCAAGTTTTTCCATTTTATCAGGATGAAGATAGGCTTTCTGTAACCGAGGATTGTTCATTTAAATACAATACAGAGACTCAGCCGTTTTATTATGACATTGTAGAGTCTGAGTCTAACATTCAGCCATGGCAAACAAGTGAACAATATGTTCCTCAGCTCTTTTTGCTGTGGCGAGAGATTCAACCAGACCTTCAGTCATGCTATCAAAGGCGAGACCGCACTTCGGCACACCGTCCGATGAGAATCGCCATAGCGATGCTCATACAAGCCGTTTATTGGACAAATGAGCAAAAGGTGGAATCGATTGTGGAGCTTGCAAAAGTGATAGCTTCACTGGCATATACACCTATAAATTGCGGGGAACGACTTCAATTCATACTAAGGGACCCAACGCATTTTCATAGCTATAATCAAGTAAAAGCGATGTTTGACGAAAGTGAAAAACTATACTACCGAGCACAGCTCTTAAAAAAGAAATAAACGAGGGCCCAGAAAAAGTTAAAAAGCAAACTTTTTGGATTGGGGAAGGGCCCTGGCTTCGCTCGCTCGGCGTCATACAAAAGAAGCCCGCTTTTGCATGACATAAAAGAAGTAGCGGCTTCGCTCAGGACATAGAGGGCCCAGAAAAAGTTAAAAAGCAAACTTTTTCTGGGCCCTCTACTTTTTATTTTTGAGAAAATTCGCTATAGTAGGGGTAAGGAGTGTGGAGAAATGAGCATAGTGAAAGAAGAGATAGAAAAAAGCATTCAATCGTTGTTAGCATTAACTGAAGAAGAGGAAACTCGTTTTACTAAATTAGATGAAAAAAATAAGAGCGAAGCATTTGAAGTTGCATTTTGTGGGCATTTTTCTGCTGGGAAATCAACGATTTTAAATGCTTTATTAGGTGCGGACATTTTGCCGACAAGTCCGATTCCTACTAGTGCAAATATCATAGCGATTGCAAACGGAGACCTAGCTTTACATGTGAAAACACGAGCAGGTGAGGAGAAAAAATGGTCCGGTGAAATCCCGTGGGAACAGGTACGTACGTGGGGGATGGATGGGCATGACATTGCTCAAATTACCATTTTTGCACCACTGCCTTTTTTAGGGAAGCATAGTCAGATTTTAGATACTCCTGGAGTGGATTCAACCGATGATTCCCACCAGGCTGTAACCGTTGAACAGTTATATACAACAGATGTAATTGTGTATGTGATGGATTATAACCATGTTCAATCAGAGACCAATTT is a window from the Bacillus alkalicellulosilyticus genome containing:
- the panD gene encoding aspartate 1-decarboxylase; the protein is MYRTMMKAKIHRARVTEANLNYVGSITIDQDIMEEVDILENEKVQIVNNNNGQRFETYVIAGPRGSGVFCLNGAAARLVHVDDVIIVISYAMIHQSDVGAHQPKVAIMDENNKIVEMLGTEPASTVR
- a CDS encoding tetratricopeptide repeat protein — encoded protein: MESSFNTVNSLYSYLKNNWQLISEKERKSYVESLEKASESLLDNWVEIDEKINTLKEQLSEFEGEEPYTSKGTSFFELNMFEEASREFENELKSVKTPIVRLYLAYSYLYSEDLEKSKEMFIYLIHSEEKAIYKHFAYVGLGCLAVQQEQNEEAIVHFEKALTLTKNVDVVYNLGMCHYMEQRPQLAIPYFEQVLTSLPEDGESYYFLGKCHFENNQFQLAYNSWLTALQVVETRELLFTLAFDFEWIGLHSMAIHCYKRLQALGYDDDTIIHGLAWNYGLLDDREKAKELFLPLLAQSNDKNIILSFVWLLSTWGEEKQYESIMEKARSEVDTHPLFQKIKHLH
- the dinG gene encoding ATP-dependent DNA helicase DinG, with protein sequence MKLKQRFVVIDLETTGQTPGNDRIIQIGAVLLEDGEITERFTTFVNPEIPIPSFIYHLTGITDEMVQRAPTFEQVVPELLPMLENAFFVAHNVTFDLSFLHKEIEEAGYKPFTGPTIDTVELARLLLPQEQGYKLVQLAEMLDIDHERPHQADSDAEVTAQLLLDLLTKLEKLPYETLRQLQKITNLLKSDIDLLLDPILRVKETTIQKDDQKFDIYREIAIKKRKHQKRELLEESVLFKQYKKELLQSDGTIAANLPHYEIRKGQEQMMDTVDEAFQEYRHALIEAGTGTGKSLGYLLPSLFYAKNSGKPVMISTQTIPLQEQLLERDIPLLKKAVTFPFQATVLKGRNHYLCLRKFEQRIARNIHDENYDTILTLGQLLVWITETDTGDVEELNLSSGGKALWSEVKSDTATCLGNQCPWFSRCYYQTARKNAQQADLVITNHALLFTDLVSEHALLPNYSHVVIDEAHHLEEVASEYLGEQSDYLRFSFLWNRLGTLDSKGLLSSIETMLSEYELELPANTFKLIQEKSELAKLEIDELFRMLRSMLEKKKQLGLTEIGRMSYRYKANTEDWSILQEVLLRVDMYVHDVYVSGLKISKPLDKIKDGLLLAERGLLVDFKNILKSLVEEAEKLGRLLLEYDPNLVYWMEADERAARNATFLYSKPIDISELLADQFFMKKKSVILTSATLTVRQSFSYVIKQLGLEDFGPVTVSIRSPFEYETKTKLLIPTDVPEINKGSTKAFTEDIVTKIIDISIITEGRMLILFTSYEMLRDVYYQIKAEMEEHEFLLIAQGIFSGSRAKLLKTFKQHKNAILFGTSSFWEGIDIPGEDLSCLVIVRLPFSPPDEPVIQARSEKLREEGKNPFMDMALPQAVLRFKQGFGRLIRTQNDRGIVVVFDKRIITTRYGSSFIQSLPAVPVYKQPMHELLNVIEDWL
- a CDS encoding ComEC/Rec2 family competence protein, producing the protein MRMVLLGLACFFGMLLFGCSTVEVSSSIKEDLHFEVDLNLKKDEIAFTYFDLPSGEATLIQSGSGGTVLIGTGARSSQIELAKRLHMFHVDELNTVILVNDDDPYSGNIDWLVSHYPIETIVVPPTLKSVIANKYQIPVDKLMTWEVGKQKDILPSLQTEVLYTGEQDYDDFSSFVLSFTYGQFKTLYMGVANEKVEEKLLNDYALKSAVLKVADFASERGTTQPFLNEVDPQVAIVFQREGQLPSEYVLDRLQETWIDIYQTNKMGTVSIRSTLENYEIMTVHANEEEFPSIISK
- a CDS encoding amidohydrolase, with the protein product MHVYYNGVIVTLNEENEVLEQGYFIVNDVGIFETVAAGSPPLNLPHSTYTDLKGKWIIPGLVNTHSHTGMSLLRGISDDLPLQRWLQEKMWPMEGKFTKESVMAGSRLAMVEMVKSGTTTFLDMYHLHMDDIANQVVDAGMRAVITRGMIGLCPENEQQKKLKEATSLAMNWNGAGEGRIKAMLSPHALYTCPPAFIETIVSKAEQHDLPLHIHMSETAFEVAEHEQKYGKRPVHHLQELGFFRNHALVAHAVHINSEEIAILQENNVYVSHNPISNLKLGSGIAPIQTMLEKGVSVSVGTDSVASNNNFDLFQELRTAVLIQKGIKQDATALPVDIALKMATVEGAKALGFSQIGSIQEGMDADFITLHHEAAHLQPAKHVLSHLVYAASGADVVDVFVKGKQLVKDKECITLDEEKIVAEANLEFSRLQ
- a CDS encoding YpmA family protein translates to MEPKMAVLSTVTLEKSAELYKVVDALNRTLKGDDLMFGLALDQKDSTKMVFTIYRT
- a CDS encoding DUF5590 domain-containing protein translates to MKKWILLVVLLLFVIGSATAVYYYQTIRSPLLEEKEKITQFVLANGAVTSISSINFYHGTEAYYVIEGQNAENESLIVWVSEDLQSVITRKAEDGWSKEQVTDFAIQELQPAKLISIRLGMEQELPVYEITYINEDDRLAYYYITFRDGTYIQQYSLRRE
- the asnS gene encoding asparagine--tRNA ligase, which codes for MKTTISKVGNFVGQEVTMGAWIANKRSSGKIAFLQLRDGTGFIQGVVIKAEVAEEIFLKAKNITQESSLYVTGTVREDDRAPSGYELTVTDVDIIHEATDYPITPKEHGTEFLMDHRHLWLRSKRQHATMKIRNEIIRATYEFFNQEGFVKIDPPILTGSAPEGTTELFHTKYFDEDAYLSQSGQLYMEAAAMAFGKVFSFGPTFRAEKSKTRRHLIEFWMIEPEMAFYQFNDNLQVQEQYVSHIVQAVLNNCSLELKTLERDLSKLTQIKAPFPRITYKDAIAFLHEQGFTDIKWGDDFGSPHETAIANSYEKPVFITHWPTSLKPFYMQPDENNPDVVLCADLIAPEGYGEIIGGSERIHDASLLEQRMKEHGLQQEAYEWYLHLRQYGSVPHSGFGLGLERTVAWLSGSEHVRETIPFPRLLNRLYP
- a CDS encoding DnaD domain-containing protein encodes the protein MSKQLMIEWMSAGQVSVPKLLLKHYTEIGLNEEELVLLIHVYTCLEEGYGFPTPEDLSQRMTHSSLDCSKMLRQLVKRGYLRLEELNDSDGVFSECYSLEPLWEQLVYLFSKREEKAEENRKQDEEINIYMIYEQEFSRPLSPMEGETLSMWLDQDNHSPQLIVAALREAVVSGKLNFRYIDRILFEWQKNNIKTVQEAKAYGEKFRKTQAKPRGNTNQAEAFPTYNWLEK
- the nth gene encoding endonuclease III, with product MLTKEKINTVLETMAEMFPEAECELTHSNPFELTIAVLLSAQCTDALVNKVTPGLFEKYKEPEDYLAIPLEELEQDIRRIGLFRSKAKNIKKLCQMLIEEYGGVIPNDRDELTKLAGVGRKTANVVVSVAFGVPAIAVDTHVERVSKRLGICRWKDSVKEVEETLMKKIPKEQWSDAHHRFIFFGRYHCKAQSPQCEICPLLDLCREGQKRMKKRGKVS
- a CDS encoding YpoC family protein, which translates into the protein MKTIAIPFEFQVFPFYQDEDRLSVTEDCSFKYNTETQPFYYDIVESESNIQPWQTSEQYVPQLFLLWREIQPDLQSCYQRRDRTSAHRPMRIAIAMLIQAVYWTNEQKVESIVELAKVIASLAYTPINCGERLQFILRDPTHFHSYNQVKAMFDESEKLYYRAQLLKKK